A window from Roseburia sp. 499 encodes these proteins:
- a CDS encoding class I SAM-dependent methyltransferase, translating to MEYMGDSHWWNERFKMRKLTIMQHEKCLEEDMKYFSPTGNALDIACGDGRNAIYLAGLGYHVHAIDFSEEALNRLDYFCKKQNLKVKTDLVDLSGDDVFIDSNKYDVIIINHYRLEPKLYIKLIDCLNTGGFLWINGFREVPNDNPNITKLDILSDKDFLSLCNCTLYDKKSYEIDNRKFIRYIWQKLVD from the coding sequence ATGGAATATATGGGTGACTCTCATTGGTGGAATGAGCGATTTAAAATGAGAAAATTAACGATTATGCAGCATGAAAAATGTTTAGAAGAAGATATGAAGTACTTTTCTCCAACAGGTAATGCTTTAGATATCGCCTGTGGAGATGGAAGAAATGCAATTTATTTAGCAGGATTAGGATATCACGTCCATGCTATTGACTTTAGTGAAGAGGCATTAAACAGGCTAGACTACTTTTGTAAAAAACAGAATCTTAAAGTAAAAACTGACTTAGTAGACTTATCAGGTGATGATGTATTTATTGATTCAAACAAATATGATGTAATAATTATTAATCATTACCGGTTAGAACCTAAGCTATATATTAAGCTGATAGATTGTCTTAATACTGGCGGATTTTTGTGGATTAATGGATTCAGGGAAGTTCCTAATGATAATCCTAATATCACTAAATTAGATATATTATCTGATAAGGATTTTTTATCTTTATGTAATTGCACACTATATGACAAAAAAAGTTATGAAATTGATAACAGGAAATTTATCCGATATATATGGCAAAAATTGGTTGATTGA
- a CDS encoding RNA polymerase sigma factor — protein sequence MDIREAVRLAKEGNEAGFQYLYEETYQKSYYVAMKYMKQEDAALDVLQDAYVKAFKNLEQLQEAEKFNAWFARVVATTALDELKKRKVILFSQMETEEDSDIEASFEDDRIDNQPELSYDQAETSRLVQEMISTLSDEQRMCIMMFYVEEMSVKEIAETLGVSENTVKSRLNYGRKNIKEQVLELEKKGTKLYTLAPIPFFLYLLRQDSLSAQAIQLPLSTLLESQAVGGGKAVAAKAGKTIGTLTAKKVVIGAAIGLAVCGGAAAVIFSAKDNDAEVQEVAEEMQQDEIQEEQPEEQQEVVETPEVETVEEEEQVNDEWKEAYIAFAESLQTEGNGYALLDVEGSETPIMVVMPEVFQMMEVSEESCTYTSPYFLELYYYDAQNDEVKQITNAESDSENGALLDFYMETGFYLTYLPNEKLLVGDLVGSSPVIETYSFDVATGKLKAVDTYVDESVDTVDRKDVIYYRSIQQAIEKKLLIQY from the coding sequence ATGGACATAAGAGAAGCTGTAAGATTAGCGAAAGAAGGAAATGAAGCAGGGTTTCAATATTTATATGAAGAAACTTATCAGAAAAGTTATTATGTAGCCATGAAATATATGAAGCAGGAAGATGCAGCGCTTGATGTATTGCAGGACGCTTATGTAAAAGCATTCAAGAATCTGGAACAGTTGCAGGAAGCGGAAAAATTCAATGCATGGTTTGCAAGAGTGGTTGCAACTACAGCTTTGGATGAATTAAAGAAACGGAAGGTAATTCTGTTTTCGCAAATGGAAACGGAAGAGGATTCAGATATTGAGGCCTCATTCGAAGATGACAGAATTGACAATCAACCGGAATTGTCTTATGACCAGGCAGAAACATCACGACTGGTACAGGAGATGATTAGTACTCTGTCAGATGAACAGCGTATGTGTATTATGATGTTTTACGTGGAAGAAATGAGTGTGAAGGAAATAGCAGAAACACTCGGGGTATCAGAAAATACGGTAAAAAGTCGTTTGAATTATGGAAGAAAGAATATCAAGGAACAGGTATTAGAATTGGAAAAGAAAGGTACCAAGCTGTATACACTTGCTCCAATTCCATTCTTCTTATATCTGTTACGTCAGGATTCCTTGTCAGCACAGGCTATACAGTTACCATTAAGTACGCTACTGGAATCACAAGCTGTCGGTGGAGGTAAAGCGGTAGCTGCCAAAGCAGGTAAAACAATAGGCACACTTACAGCGAAAAAAGTGGTGATAGGAGCTGCCATTGGATTAGCTGTTTGTGGTGGCGCGGCTGCGGTGATTTTTTCTGCAAAAGATAATGATGCAGAGGTGCAGGAAGTGGCAGAAGAGATGCAGCAGGATGAGATACAGGAAGAACAACCAGAAGAACAGCAGGAAGTTGTAGAAACACCGGAAGTAGAAACAGTTGAGGAAGAAGAGCAGGTAAATGATGAGTGGAAGGAAGCGTATATTGCTTTTGCCGAGAGTTTGCAGACAGAGGGAAATGGATATGCCTTGTTGGATGTAGAAGGAAGCGAAACACCGATAATGGTTGTAATGCCAGAGGTATTTCAAATGATGGAAGTCTCAGAAGAAAGCTGTACTTATACAAGTCCTTATTTCCTAGAACTTTACTACTATGATGCACAGAATGATGAGGTAAAGCAGATTACGAATGCGGAAAGTGATAGTGAAAACGGTGCATTGCTAGATTTTTATATGGAAACAGGATTTTATTTGACCTATCTTCCAAATGAAAAATTACTAGTGGGAGATTTGGTCGGAAGTAGTCCTGTGATAGAAACATATTCCTTTGATGTGGCAACAGGGAAGTTAAAAGCCGTCGATACTTATGTAGACGAAAGTGTAGATACCGTAGATCGGAAGGATGTTATCTACTATCGTTCCATACAACAGGCAATAGAAAAGAAATTATTAATACAATATTAA